One genomic window of Solanum dulcamara chromosome 10, daSolDulc1.2, whole genome shotgun sequence includes the following:
- the LOC129871254 gene encoding kirola-like → MGVKGKLIGSIEVKCGGYSIHDIFHMRTHHIPNITPSKILSFEFHQGETIKVGSVVCWKYNDDGKDKIAKQVIEAIDPQTKSITWKIIGGDLLELYDSFTIITSCDDQWITWTFLYEKKTEEIPEPLVLLGFVIGMTKDIESHLIK, encoded by the exons ATGGGTGTAAAAGGCAAGTTAATTGGTTCAATAGAAGTGAAGTGCGGAGGATACTCGATTCATGACATTTTTCACATGAGAACTCATCATATACCCAACATAACCCCTAGCAAAATACTAAGTTTTGAGTTTCATCAAGGTGAAACAATAAAGGTTGGTTCAGTTGTTTGCTGGAAATATAATGACG ATGGAAAAGATAAGATTGCAAAGCAAGTGATTGAAGCCATTGATCCTCAAACTAAATCAAtcacttggaaaataattggtGGAGATCTGTTAGAGTTGTACGATTCCTTCACTATTATCACATCATGTGACGATCAATGGATTACATGGACATTTCTGTACGAGAAGAAAACCGAAGAAATCCCAGAACCTCTTGTTCTATTGGGTTTTGTCATTGGTATGACAAAAGATATAGAGAGTCACCTTATAAAGTAA